A genomic window from Neorickettsia sennetsu str. Miyayama includes:
- the sdhC gene encoding succinate dehydrogenase, cytochrome b556 subunit, whose translation MRSPLSPSLFAYRFPLAAILSISHRLSGAFLFFYTGFFSWYVFACFYMPSSFLHTVLSPFFSGYLAGFLLCFFLFFFCYHLCSGVRHLFWDFCTGLSQASVKVSNFLVIIAALLLFFLMFSLTYL comes from the coding sequence ATGAGATCTCCTCTTTCCCCTTCTCTTTTTGCCTATCGTTTTCCTCTGGCTGCGATCTTGTCAATAAGTCATAGACTTTCAGGGGCGTTTTTGTTTTTTTATACAGGTTTTTTTTCTTGGTATGTTTTTGCTTGCTTCTACATGCCGTCTTCATTTTTGCACACTGTCCTGAGCCCATTTTTTTCGGGTTATTTGGCTGGCTTTCTCTTGTGTTTCTTTCTTTTCTTTTTTTGCTATCATCTTTGTAGTGGGGTTAGGCACCTTTTCTGGGATTTTTGTACTGGTCTTTCCCAGGCTTCTGTGAAGGTAAGTAACTTTCTCGTTATTATTGCTGCCCTTTTGCTGTTCTTCTTAATGTTTTCTCTTACTTACCTATGA
- the nuoH gene encoding NADH-quinone oxidoreductase subunit NuoH: protein MLYLVLSKLVWIVLLAIVLILCVAYLTYAERKVIAATQLRVGPDLVGPFGLLQPIADAIKVLLKEIIIPNAASPKLFLFAPVIIFVLALVGWAVIPFGTSEIDGVEVPTVIANVNLGVMYLLGVAALEVYGTIIAGWASKSSYSFLGALRSASQMISYEIVIAPVVMTVILLTGSLNLAEIVVIKHSLPYWVDILMLPMTFIFFVSILAETNRHPFDLPEAEAELVSGYNVEYSSIPFALFFLGEYANMILSSSIMATLFLGGWYPPINWWGLSIVPGFIWFILKIVFVLFCFLIVRATLPRYRYDQLMRLCWKVFLPVTLLWIVVIGGLVAFNIV from the coding sequence ATGCTTTATCTTGTTCTCTCTAAGCTTGTTTGGATAGTACTGCTTGCAATAGTCTTGATACTTTGTGTGGCCTACCTGACATATGCAGAGAGAAAGGTAATAGCAGCAACACAACTTCGTGTCGGTCCCGACTTGGTAGGGCCGTTTGGACTTCTGCAACCGATTGCTGATGCTATAAAGGTTTTGCTTAAGGAGATAATTATTCCGAATGCTGCCAGCCCAAAACTGTTTTTATTCGCCCCAGTAATCATATTTGTGTTGGCGTTGGTAGGGTGGGCAGTCATACCGTTTGGGACATCCGAAATAGACGGTGTAGAAGTGCCAACTGTAATTGCAAATGTTAATCTCGGGGTTATGTATCTTCTTGGTGTTGCCGCGCTTGAGGTTTACGGAACGATCATTGCAGGTTGGGCAAGTAAATCTAGTTATTCATTTTTGGGAGCACTTAGGTCGGCTTCTCAGATGATTTCATATGAGATTGTTATAGCGCCAGTAGTCATGACGGTTATACTGCTCACTGGCTCTCTTAACCTGGCCGAGATAGTGGTGATAAAGCACAGTCTGCCATATTGGGTCGATATCTTGATGTTGCCCATGACTTTTATATTTTTTGTTTCGATTCTTGCAGAAACAAACAGACATCCTTTCGATTTACCCGAGGCAGAAGCTGAGCTAGTTTCGGGTTACAATGTCGAGTATTCATCTATTCCTTTTGCGCTTTTCTTTCTTGGGGAGTATGCAAATATGATATTGAGCAGTAGCATAATGGCGACGCTGTTTTTAGGTGGGTGGTATCCGCCAATTAACTGGTGGGGTTTATCCATTGTTCCGGGCTTTATCTGGTTTATTCTGAAGATTGTATTTGTTTTGTTTTGTTTTCTGATTGTCAGAGCAACGCTCCCACGTTACAGATATGACCAGTTAATGAGGTTGTGTTGGAAGGTATTTCTGCCGGTGACGTTACTCTGGATAGTTGTTATAGGTGGATTGGTAGCTTTTAACATTGTTTGA
- the argS gene encoding arginine--tRNA ligase: MDLFLRLGNVLTEVVTSIFGVTLSEQVLLWNSPKKREYGDFSTAISFLIAKEVRLSLHEVACSIADGLRSFKDLFKNVSVASGGFINVFLTSDTWSEFLAAVSDDAGGYGFSDIGHAVPLNLEFVSANPTGPLHLGHIRGAVLFDIFAELLDKFGFSLTREYYINDAGKQIDLLVYSVFVRFCEQLRKKESDNFPSNCYAGDYIRDIASYLISTFPDSVKDTTELKSFSDTFREVILSLTMDMIKSDLAKLGISYDCYVREKELHEGNYIEKVIAVLDEKGYLDEEELPSPKGKSGDWVERRQKVFLSTKFGDDTNRALQKVDGSWTYFASDVAYHYHKLERGFNHMIVGLGADHAGYVKRLSGVVEALSGGDARIDIKLYNLVNLFRNGKPVKLSKRNGDLITLDDVLESGITVSEIRFAMLTKSSEIVLDFDLDKFVRASYDNPLFYVQYAHARCSSLLRKRGPSAKCDAAMLVEKQELDLMVTLAKLPSLLKVIVVSGEVHKLTFYLHEVAERFHALWNAGMIENKFRFIIEDEPELTNARLILVKAVKNTLASVLKVMKIEPAERM; the protein is encoded by the coding sequence ATGGACTTGTTCTTGAGGTTAGGTAATGTACTGACTGAAGTGGTTACCTCGATTTTCGGTGTGACACTTAGTGAACAAGTTTTGCTCTGGAACTCTCCAAAAAAAAGAGAGTATGGAGACTTTTCCACGGCCATTTCTTTTCTCATTGCCAAAGAGGTTAGGCTTTCCTTACATGAGGTAGCTTGTTCTATAGCGGATGGTTTAAGATCTTTTAAGGACCTTTTCAAGAATGTCTCTGTAGCCTCTGGGGGTTTTATTAACGTTTTTCTTACAAGTGACACATGGTCCGAATTTTTGGCTGCGGTGAGTGATGATGCTGGTGGTTATGGATTTTCGGATATTGGCCATGCTGTTCCTTTGAACCTAGAGTTTGTGTCAGCGAATCCTACTGGTCCGCTTCACTTAGGACATATTAGAGGCGCGGTTCTCTTTGATATCTTTGCAGAGCTGTTGGACAAGTTCGGGTTTTCCCTTACGCGGGAGTACTACATTAATGACGCCGGAAAACAAATTGATTTACTAGTCTATTCCGTCTTCGTACGGTTTTGCGAGCAGCTGCGGAAAAAAGAGAGCGATAATTTTCCGAGTAATTGCTATGCCGGCGACTATATAAGGGATATAGCAAGTTATCTTATTTCCACGTTTCCTGATTCCGTTAAAGATACTACAGAGTTGAAAAGCTTCTCAGACACTTTCCGGGAAGTGATACTTTCACTAACCATGGACATGATAAAGTCCGATTTAGCTAAGTTGGGCATAAGTTACGATTGTTATGTCAGGGAAAAAGAGCTGCATGAGGGAAATTATATTGAAAAGGTAATAGCAGTCCTTGACGAAAAAGGTTATTTAGATGAGGAAGAATTGCCGTCGCCTAAGGGGAAGAGTGGGGATTGGGTAGAAAGAAGACAAAAGGTCTTCCTTTCGACGAAGTTTGGTGATGACACGAATAGAGCGCTACAAAAAGTAGATGGGAGTTGGACTTATTTCGCATCGGATGTTGCATATCACTATCATAAACTTGAACGTGGTTTCAATCATATGATTGTTGGTTTAGGTGCTGATCACGCTGGGTATGTTAAGAGGCTTTCTGGTGTAGTCGAGGCACTCTCTGGAGGTGATGCACGCATCGATATCAAATTGTATAATCTTGTTAACCTTTTCAGAAATGGAAAGCCAGTAAAACTTTCTAAACGCAATGGTGACCTTATAACGCTCGATGATGTCCTAGAGAGTGGTATTACGGTAAGTGAAATACGATTCGCCATGCTGACTAAAAGTAGCGAAATCGTGTTGGATTTTGATTTAGATAAATTCGTTCGTGCCTCGTACGATAACCCGCTTTTTTATGTCCAGTACGCGCATGCACGTTGCTCTTCCTTACTTAGAAAACGTGGACCTTCAGCTAAGTGTGATGCTGCAATGCTTGTGGAAAAACAGGAGCTTGATTTGATGGTTACTCTTGCAAAGTTACCTTCTCTTCTTAAAGTGATTGTAGTTTCAGGTGAAGTGCATAAGTTGACTTTTTATTTACATGAAGTTGCAGAAAGGTTTCATGCTTTGTGGAACGCAGGTATGATAGAAAACAAGTTCAGATTCATTATAGAAGATGAACCAGAGCTCACGAACGCAAGGTTGATATTGGTGAAAGCTGTGAAGAACACACTAGCTTCTGTTCTCAAAGTGATGAAAATTGAACCTGCAGAAAGAATGTAA
- the pnp gene encoding polyribonucleotide nucleotidyltransferase has protein sequence MFEIKESSMEWEGKSLHIKTGEVARQAAGAACVSYGGTVVLAVVTLQKDTAASKKTSDLSGLALVTNFLAKSYALGRIPNGFFKREGKLSEREVLASRVVDRAVRPLIEENLVNEVNIVCKLLAHGNRKVLPEIPALIAASAALQLSGIPFSGPVIGVDVDMRGSEVTCNEIRETEGGLELFVACTEESVVMVEAEASEASEEEVVNALSEALKSAKPVFSFINEFVKSVTTVKPIGVLYDNKELCEKVRAACSGQLESVYNERISSKEKRHNKLGQIYTDTFAQLSDDGYAESEVLFFIKKLEKEIVRKNVLEEGIRPDGRSLTEIRPISIALDYLPGTHGSALFTRGGTQSLVVATLGSYQDEQVMDDIDGERRESVLLHYNFLPYAVGEVGALRAPGRREIGHGRLALKAVKAVLPGKEVFPYTLRLVSEITESDGSSSMATVCGSSLALMDTGVPITKHVAGIAMGLITDGVRSAVLSDISGDEDMLGDMDFKVAGTRNGIVALQMDMKVRGISIATIRDALNQALAGRLHILEKMEHVIAKPRESLKDSAPKILCYKIDKDVVHKVIGSGGKTIRGISSDTSAKIDIDQNNYVYIMADTEEALMEAKTRVDMASGASDSNVPQLKIGELYDGKIVSVVDFGLFVVLPNKQEGLVHISEISKNRVNDIRADYTEGQAVTVRIKDIGSDGKIKLTMRIDEDRVGSGGSSSSPKKRFGAHPRKNGKDNRSNNSERGFNERSGSAEGSSISRKRFF, from the coding sequence ATGTTTGAAATAAAAGAATCCTCCATGGAATGGGAGGGGAAGAGTTTGCACATAAAAACCGGAGAGGTAGCACGTCAGGCTGCTGGTGCAGCTTGCGTTTCATACGGTGGAACCGTTGTGCTGGCTGTAGTAACTCTTCAGAAGGATACTGCAGCTTCTAAAAAGACTTCTGACTTGTCGGGTCTAGCACTTGTGACAAACTTCCTAGCCAAATCATACGCTCTGGGGCGTATACCAAACGGCTTCTTCAAACGGGAAGGCAAGCTCTCAGAGAGAGAGGTGTTGGCCTCCAGGGTGGTTGATAGAGCCGTAAGACCCTTGATAGAAGAAAATCTCGTTAATGAGGTAAACATAGTGTGCAAACTTCTTGCACATGGCAATAGAAAGGTTCTACCTGAAATACCAGCTCTGATAGCGGCCTCCGCTGCGTTGCAGCTCTCTGGAATTCCATTTAGCGGTCCCGTTATCGGGGTCGATGTTGACATGCGTGGGTCAGAAGTCACATGTAACGAGATCAGGGAGACAGAAGGTGGACTCGAACTCTTTGTTGCTTGTACAGAGGAATCGGTTGTAATGGTGGAAGCCGAAGCAAGTGAAGCCTCTGAAGAGGAGGTTGTAAATGCCCTTTCAGAGGCGCTAAAAAGCGCAAAACCGGTTTTTTCCTTTATCAACGAGTTTGTTAAAAGCGTCACTACGGTAAAGCCGATAGGGGTGCTCTATGACAATAAAGAGCTCTGTGAGAAGGTGCGTGCAGCATGTAGTGGACAATTAGAGAGCGTCTATAATGAGAGAATAAGTAGTAAGGAAAAGCGACACAACAAACTTGGCCAGATCTATACAGATACCTTTGCTCAACTGTCTGACGATGGCTATGCTGAGTCCGAGGTCTTATTCTTCATTAAGAAGCTCGAAAAAGAAATCGTGAGAAAGAACGTTTTGGAGGAGGGCATAAGACCAGACGGGAGGAGCCTGACAGAAATACGTCCAATCAGTATCGCTCTGGATTATCTTCCTGGCACTCATGGTTCTGCTCTTTTCACTCGTGGTGGGACACAGAGTTTAGTCGTAGCTACGCTGGGGTCTTATCAAGATGAGCAAGTTATGGATGATATCGATGGTGAGAGAAGGGAGTCCGTACTTTTGCACTATAACTTTTTGCCGTACGCGGTTGGTGAAGTTGGTGCCCTGCGCGCACCAGGAAGACGGGAAATCGGGCATGGACGCTTAGCCCTAAAAGCGGTGAAGGCTGTTCTGCCAGGTAAAGAGGTTTTCCCTTATACTTTACGTTTGGTCTCTGAAATTACAGAATCTGACGGTTCTTCTTCTATGGCAACAGTATGTGGGTCATCTTTGGCTCTAATGGATACTGGAGTTCCTATTACGAAGCATGTAGCCGGAATAGCTATGGGCTTGATAACTGATGGAGTAAGGTCTGCCGTTCTGAGTGACATCTCGGGTGATGAAGACATGCTCGGAGATATGGACTTCAAGGTTGCGGGTACACGAAATGGAATTGTCGCACTTCAGATGGATATGAAAGTGCGTGGCATAAGTATAGCAACAATTAGGGATGCACTAAATCAGGCACTGGCTGGAAGGTTGCACATCCTTGAAAAGATGGAGCATGTAATTGCTAAGCCCCGGGAAAGTCTAAAGGATTCGGCCCCAAAGATACTGTGCTACAAGATTGATAAGGATGTCGTACATAAGGTGATAGGCAGTGGTGGGAAAACTATTAGGGGGATTTCGTCTGATACCTCTGCAAAGATTGATATAGATCAGAATAACTACGTTTATATAATGGCTGACACCGAGGAGGCATTGATGGAAGCAAAAACTAGGGTTGATATGGCTTCAGGTGCTTCTGATTCCAATGTCCCGCAGCTTAAAATTGGTGAACTATATGACGGAAAAATAGTGAGCGTAGTTGACTTTGGCTTGTTCGTTGTTCTTCCAAATAAGCAGGAGGGATTGGTCCATATTAGTGAAATTAGTAAGAACAGGGTTAATGATATACGCGCAGACTACACTGAAGGACAGGCAGTTACGGTGCGGATCAAGGATATAGGTTCGGATGGAAAAATTAAGCTGACTATGCGCATTGATGAGGATAGAGTAGGTAGTGGTGGAAGTAGCTCCTCACCTAAGAAGCGTTTTGGAGCCCATCCTAGAAAAAATGGTAAGGATAACCGATCCAATAACAGTGAGAGGGGTTTCAACGAGAGGTCCGGCTCTGCTGAAGGTTCGTCTATTAGTAGAAAGCGATTTTTCTAA
- a CDS encoding gamma carbonic anhydrase family protein, with protein sequence MTLLKLKGTFPSTADTYFIAENAFLIGNVTVGTRSSIWYGCNIRGDVNYINIGSYTNIQDCTMIHVSHGEKGHTEIGNYVTVGHQCLLHACTLMDETFVGMGSIIMDGAIMESGSMVAAGSLVTSNKRIKSGELWLGRPAKFVRILTAEEISHIRESAIRYAALAEEYIRDLSNKTTF encoded by the coding sequence ATGACCCTGTTGAAATTGAAAGGGACCTTTCCAAGTACCGCCGACACCTATTTCATAGCTGAGAATGCATTTCTTATTGGAAACGTTACAGTTGGTACTAGAAGCAGTATTTGGTATGGGTGCAATATTCGAGGCGATGTTAATTACATAAACATTGGCAGTTATACAAATATTCAAGATTGCACAATGATACATGTTAGCCACGGTGAAAAAGGCCACACAGAAATTGGTAACTATGTCACTGTTGGACATCAATGCTTATTACATGCGTGCACTTTAATGGACGAAACTTTCGTAGGTATGGGCTCGATAATAATGGATGGCGCTATTATGGAAAGTGGATCAATGGTTGCAGCTGGCTCTTTAGTGACGTCTAACAAACGGATAAAATCCGGTGAACTATGGCTGGGGAGACCAGCAAAATTTGTGAGAATACTTACTGCAGAGGAAATCTCACATATAAGAGAGTCCGCAATAAGGTACGCTGCACTTGCAGAGGAATATATAAGAGATTTATCGAACAAGACAACTTTTTAA
- a CDS encoding BON domain-containing protein → MRTYVTFLFLAVFCLPACTPLLIGTTAATVAVTSIQDKGTGEVIDDEAILSRVSGVISSKNFCRDLTVSVNEGSVLIYGSVRNSTDRVAASKLVWSQEGVREVINEIQVQDREESFAESAWIAAQIKLALLLKSSVKSFSYTVEVVDGTVYLLGVAQSKEEFSRVYDIAKRIEGVKGVVSYVRLKSSTGIPLQLHKH, encoded by the coding sequence ATGCGTACTTACGTGACTTTTTTGTTCTTGGCTGTGTTTTGTTTGCCTGCCTGTACTCCACTTCTAATAGGAACGACAGCTGCTACAGTTGCTGTAACCTCAATTCAGGATAAGGGAACAGGTGAGGTTATCGATGATGAAGCTATTTTATCTAGAGTGTCTGGAGTTATTTCTAGTAAGAACTTTTGCAGAGATCTTACTGTCTCTGTAAACGAGGGTAGTGTACTTATTTATGGTAGCGTGCGTAATTCAACAGATAGAGTGGCAGCAAGTAAACTTGTGTGGTCACAGGAGGGAGTGCGTGAAGTGATAAATGAGATACAGGTACAAGATAGGGAAGAATCTTTTGCTGAATCTGCGTGGATTGCAGCACAAATAAAGTTAGCTCTCCTACTGAAGAGTTCTGTGAAATCTTTCAGTTATACTGTTGAGGTAGTAGACGGGACAGTGTATCTTCTGGGAGTCGCGCAAAGCAAAGAGGAGTTTAGTAGAGTTTACGACATTGCAAAGCGTATTGAAGGTGTAAAAGGAGTTGTAAGCTATGTCAGACTCAAAAGCAGTACCGGGATCCCTCTCCAATTGCACAAACACTAA
- the nuoG gene encoding NADH-quinone oxidoreductase subunit NuoG, whose translation MPNVTINGKKLLVESGCTVIQACQMAGVEVPRFCYHERLKIAGNCRMCLVEVEGGPPKLAASCATPVVDNMVVHTDTPKIRAAREGVMEFLLANHPLDCPICDQGGECDLQDQAILYGKGEGRFSYAKRSVQKKDFGPVISTEMNRCIHCTRCIRFLSDVAGVEELGMVNRGADSEISTYIQKSLSSELSGNIIDLCPVGALTSKPYAFTARPWELTKIESVDVLDAVGSNIRIDVRGQTVMRILPRLNEEINEEWLSDRSRFSYDGLRVQRLDRCYVRVNGKLHESTWKKAISEIVKQIDHVNREEIAAVAGDLADVESVFLLKRMLNKLGVSKTECRQDGASYMVSERDFYTFNTTFAGIEESDFCFLVGANLRVDAPLIAARIRKRWLSGNYTVVGLGSDAKYAFDVSSIGNDAATLVEIASGRNQKFQELLGSSRRPMMIVGPDVLSRADANYIISLLRAIAERFGFFQESFNGFSVLQRHSGTVGALDVGFYHQDGLKGVLNGDTKLVYLLGADDCVESIPEGAFVVYQGHHGDKGASRANVILPGCSYVEKDAIYVNAEGRAQLAFRAVFPPGEARDDREIIAELAQALGTPFSNVSLPFIRAKLEKLGPHFKHLGTCVPRGPSKYEFIGEAAFADEVISFKKRNFYMSDVISRASSTMAKCSEEFNALSCSL comes from the coding sequence ATGCCGAATGTTACTATCAACGGTAAGAAGCTTTTGGTTGAGTCTGGATGTACTGTCATCCAGGCCTGCCAAATGGCTGGCGTTGAGGTGCCCAGATTTTGCTATCATGAGCGTCTTAAGATAGCTGGCAATTGTCGAATGTGTCTTGTTGAAGTTGAGGGTGGTCCTCCGAAGCTGGCCGCTTCTTGTGCAACTCCGGTTGTTGATAACATGGTTGTGCATACCGACACGCCAAAAATAAGGGCTGCGAGAGAGGGTGTCATGGAGTTTTTACTTGCCAACCACCCTTTGGACTGCCCTATATGCGACCAGGGTGGTGAGTGTGATCTCCAAGATCAGGCAATACTTTATGGGAAAGGTGAAGGTCGGTTCTCTTACGCCAAAAGGTCCGTACAGAAAAAAGATTTTGGACCCGTGATCTCAACCGAGATGAATCGCTGCATACACTGTACCCGTTGTATTCGTTTTCTATCCGATGTTGCCGGTGTGGAAGAACTCGGGATGGTTAACAGGGGGGCTGATTCTGAGATAAGTACCTACATACAAAAATCTCTATCATCGGAACTTTCTGGCAATATAATAGACCTATGTCCGGTTGGGGCTCTCACGTCGAAGCCATACGCTTTTACAGCTCGTCCGTGGGAACTTACAAAAATCGAAAGTGTAGATGTTCTCGATGCAGTTGGCAGCAACATCAGGATTGATGTAAGAGGGCAAACGGTGATGCGTATACTTCCGCGATTGAATGAAGAAATAAATGAGGAATGGCTCTCGGATAGGTCGCGCTTCTCCTATGACGGTCTAAGGGTACAGAGGTTGGATAGGTGCTATGTGAGAGTGAATGGCAAGCTCCATGAGTCTACATGGAAAAAAGCAATATCCGAGATTGTTAAACAGATTGATCACGTAAATCGTGAAGAAATTGCTGCAGTTGCAGGAGATTTGGCCGATGTGGAGTCAGTTTTCCTTCTAAAAAGGATGCTCAATAAGTTGGGGGTTTCTAAGACCGAATGCAGGCAAGACGGGGCGAGTTATATGGTCTCGGAGCGCGATTTTTATACCTTTAATACCACTTTTGCTGGTATAGAAGAATCAGATTTTTGTTTTCTTGTTGGAGCGAATTTACGCGTAGATGCTCCACTAATAGCTGCAAGAATTAGAAAAAGGTGGTTGTCTGGTAATTATACAGTAGTAGGTTTGGGAAGCGATGCAAAATATGCTTTTGATGTCTCAAGCATTGGTAATGATGCTGCCACGCTTGTTGAGATAGCATCTGGTAGAAATCAGAAATTCCAGGAGTTGTTAGGTAGTTCCAGAAGGCCAATGATGATTGTTGGTCCCGATGTTCTAAGCCGCGCAGATGCGAATTATATAATCTCGTTGCTCCGAGCGATCGCTGAGAGGTTTGGATTTTTTCAAGAGAGTTTTAATGGCTTCTCAGTGTTACAGCGTCACTCTGGAACTGTTGGTGCTCTGGATGTAGGCTTTTATCACCAGGATGGTTTAAAAGGTGTTCTCAATGGTGATACGAAGCTTGTTTACCTTTTAGGTGCTGATGATTGCGTTGAGAGCATACCTGAAGGTGCGTTTGTTGTGTATCAAGGTCATCATGGTGATAAGGGTGCATCTCGGGCTAATGTCATACTTCCTGGTTGCTCTTACGTAGAAAAAGATGCAATTTATGTTAATGCTGAGGGAAGAGCACAGCTTGCCTTTAGAGCTGTTTTTCCTCCTGGTGAAGCGAGGGATGATAGAGAGATTATAGCGGAACTTGCTCAAGCACTTGGTACTCCGTTTAGCAATGTTAGTTTACCCTTTATAAGGGCGAAATTGGAGAAGCTAGGGCCACATTTTAAGCATCTTGGTACATGTGTTCCCAGGGGTCCTTCCAAATATGAATTTATAGGTGAAGCTGCTTTTGCAGATGAAGTTATTTCATTTAAGAAAAGAAACTTTTATATGTCCGATGTGATCAGCAGGGCTTCTAGTACGATGGCAAAGTGTAGTGAGGAGTTTAATGCTTTATCTTGTTCTCTCTAA
- a CDS encoding Bax inhibitor-1/YccA family protein, with amino-acid sequence MNRYSSTSTDSAYRNEGLRMYMVKVFNYMAAALGITGLTAFFVASSPAMLSLLYQTPLQWVVMFAPVVFVIVFSTRISGMTSERAKVLFWCFSVLMGLSLSWVFIAYTGASIARVFFIAATMFGAMAIYGNNTRTDLTGMGSFLTMGVVGILIAALVNVFLASPAIYFAVSALGVVIFTGLTAYDVQRIRDFYYFSVNADEETLSKIAVVGALTLYFDFINIFISLLNLMGERK; translated from the coding sequence ATCAACCGTTATTCTTCTACTTCAACAGATTCTGCTTATAGAAACGAAGGGCTGAGAATGTATATGGTGAAGGTCTTCAACTATATGGCTGCGGCTCTTGGGATAACTGGTCTAACTGCTTTCTTTGTTGCAAGCTCTCCGGCTATGCTCTCCTTGTTGTATCAAACACCACTCCAGTGGGTCGTGATGTTTGCCCCTGTAGTGTTTGTTATAGTCTTTAGTACGAGGATTTCAGGTATGACCTCCGAAAGAGCGAAAGTTTTGTTCTGGTGCTTCTCGGTGCTTATGGGACTTTCTCTATCTTGGGTGTTCATTGCTTATACTGGCGCTAGCATAGCGAGGGTCTTTTTTATTGCAGCGACGATGTTTGGAGCAATGGCAATATACGGGAATAATACTAGGACAGATTTGACGGGAATGGGCTCTTTTCTTACGATGGGAGTCGTGGGTATTCTGATTGCTGCTTTGGTGAATGTCTTTCTTGCTAGTCCAGCTATTTATTTCGCTGTGTCCGCGCTTGGTGTTGTGATATTTACTGGTCTTACCGCTTATGATGTACAGCGCATTAGGGATTTTTATTATTTCTCTGTCAATGCAGATGAAGAGACACTTTCGAAGATCGCTGTAGTTGGTGCACTTACACTATACTTCGATTTTATTAATATTTTTATTAGCTTACTAAACCTCATGGGTGAGCGGAAGTAG
- the thiS gene encoding sulfur carrier protein ThiS: MSDKEKIIINVNGDNIAVEPGTTLSDLVHLLKLDTSQMAVELNQIIIPRSLYGEHVLKAGDSVEIVEFVGGG, from the coding sequence ATGTCAGACAAAGAGAAAATAATCATCAATGTAAATGGTGACAATATTGCTGTGGAACCGGGAACTACATTGTCAGACTTGGTGCACTTGCTAAAACTTGACACATCGCAAATGGCAGTTGAATTGAATCAAATCATTATACCGAGGTCTTTATATGGCGAACACGTGTTAAAAGCAGGTGATTCAGTAGAAATCGTAGAGTTTGTCGGAGGTGGGTGA
- a CDS encoding enoyl-ACP reductase FabI: MLKGKLGVILGVANDRSIAYAIGKICRENGAELILTCPTDQFKKRLGPIAEEFGGSALVCCDVSQESQVEELFRFIKEKYGRLDFVVHSVAFSDKEELQGDYINTSLSNFLNSMHISCYSLTSVCRYALPLMKESGGSVLTLSYYGAEKVIPHYNVMGVCKAALEASVKYLAVDLGKYNIRINTISAGPIKTLASSAIGKFSYILKWNKHNAPIKRNTTKEDVAGAALYFLSDLSGGTTGSTLHVDCGYHVIGMRAVELPSDIMT, encoded by the coding sequence ATGCTGAAGGGAAAGTTGGGTGTAATATTGGGTGTTGCGAATGACCGTTCGATTGCATATGCAATAGGAAAGATTTGTAGAGAAAATGGGGCGGAGCTGATTCTTACATGTCCGACTGACCAATTTAAAAAACGTTTAGGTCCAATAGCTGAGGAATTTGGAGGTTCCGCACTTGTGTGTTGTGATGTTTCACAGGAAAGCCAGGTGGAAGAACTCTTTCGCTTTATTAAGGAAAAATATGGAAGGCTCGACTTTGTCGTACACTCCGTTGCTTTTTCGGATAAGGAAGAACTACAGGGTGATTATATAAATACTTCTCTTAGTAATTTTTTGAATTCAATGCATATTTCATGCTATTCCCTCACTTCGGTTTGTAGATATGCTTTGCCATTGATGAAGGAAAGTGGTGGCAGTGTTCTTACTTTGTCCTACTACGGAGCTGAAAAAGTGATTCCTCACTATAATGTTATGGGTGTGTGTAAAGCTGCTTTAGAAGCAAGTGTCAAATATTTAGCTGTTGATCTTGGTAAATACAATATAAGGATTAATACAATTTCTGCAGGACCGATTAAGACTCTTGCTTCCTCTGCAATTGGAAAATTTTCCTACATACTTAAGTGGAACAAGCATAATGCGCCTATAAAGAGGAATACCACTAAGGAAGACGTTGCTGGTGCAGCCCTCTACTTTTTGAGTGATCTAAGCGGTGGAACCACAGGTAGTACATTACACGTTGACTGTGGATATCATGTGATTGGTATGAGAGCCGTGGAGCTACCATCGGATATCATGACCTAA
- the sdhD gene encoding succinate dehydrogenase, hydrophobic membrane anchor protein, with protein sequence MRCVVRSWLAQRITALLLFLLFIFLLFSLRSSKWIFPFDVEYLSCHWGVLLVFAMFVLIAQCHALLGLNVIIEDYIASSILRKVLVSLNIIFVGSTLFAFVAVFYRLFF encoded by the coding sequence ATGAGATGTGTTGTTAGGAGTTGGTTAGCTCAACGCATTACAGCTCTTTTGCTGTTTTTGTTATTTATCTTTTTACTTTTCTCGCTTCGTTCTTCTAAATGGATTTTCCCATTTGATGTCGAATATCTAAGTTGCCATTGGGGTGTCCTTTTGGTATTTGCTATGTTCGTGTTAATTGCTCAGTGCCACGCTTTGCTCGGATTAAATGTAATAATAGAGGATTACATCGCTTCCTCTATTCTACGGAAGGTCCTTGTTTCTTTGAACATTATCTTTGTTGGCTCTACTCTTTTTGCGTTTGTAGCTGTATTTTATAGATTATTTTTTTAG